A genomic stretch from Engraulis encrasicolus isolate BLACKSEA-1 chromosome 12, IST_EnEncr_1.0, whole genome shotgun sequence includes:
- the ptcd1 gene encoding pentatricopeptide repeat-containing protein 1, mitochondrial translates to MLRFSFHSCLRTGLGVVYQSGQHLSFVRNSAISWLPLPRSNTWHSGAASCLLLQQRQVSQSVQQKPRRKQRASTTASTINVPGRVVEPDADTSEAHLSFGDHSQGFVHRKAFRKSSPQYLDLQYGDGGEEEKPRPKFKSRTGRINTPYWYFLQCKKLIKQDKLAEALNMFETEMLKGERLEPEEFNYTVLIGGCGRVGYTKKAFKLYNDMKKRGIEPTDATYTALFNACAESPWKQAAQEQALKLEQDLRRKNIPLNSITHHALLKTMALTADLQSVFRIFRDMLKSGHYPTQETFHYLLMSCVQDKTNGFRLALQVWHQMLGMGIKPDGPNYNILLRAARDCGIGDVTLASKLLLKKEKKDPPVALQAGKNRTRQKYHSMPLDVNTFESELFVETHSQQAQKHSTDSPNSPKPENVDSHTHQSHTGIKNNPTTPDHQFALQTLSDSSTSICSPCPDPLTVLPNLLDPATIRQHEVVSLGAVSSASDRLALIGNMKGFLGKMAEHGLQPTLKTLTLLADVVEPGGDVVQSLLTVASDNKVRLDVAFFNTLAKRAANAGDLPGAKAVLELMTNRKLSPNVQSFCNVALACSTKHDGLQLLSNMESCGVAPNAHVYSALIRQATRRLDYVYLKEILTSMHEKQVAPNEVIIRQLEFAAQYPPKYDRYKSKNTYLEKIDGFRGFYRVWLQIMPGQETPHPWERFQLQKTETEGDNDKAAGQLKSSSHT, encoded by the exons ATGTTACGTTtctcatttcattcctgtcttaGAACAGGTTTAGGAGTAGTCTATCAGAGTGGTCAGCATCTCTCCTTCGTTAGAAACAGTGCAATCTCATGGCTGCCCCTGCCGAGGTCAAACACTTGGCATTCGGGAGCTGCATCGTGTCTACTCCTTCAACAAAGACAGGTTTCACAGTCAGTACAGCAAAAGCCCCGTCGCAAGCAGAGGGCTAGCACGACTGCATCCACCATCAACGTCCCTGGTAGAGTAGTGGAGCCTGACGCAGACACGTCTGAAGCCCATCTTTCATTTGGTGATCACTCTCAAGGGTTCGTCCACAGAAAGGCATTCAGGAAGTCCTCTCCTCAGTACCTGGATCTGCAGTACGGTGATGGAGGGGAGGAAGAAAAGCCTCGGCCAAAATTTAAATCCAGGACGGGAAGGATAAACACACCATATTGGTACTTTCTGCAGTGCAAGAAACTCATCAAACAGGACAAG CTGGCTGAGGCATTGAACATGTTTGAGACCGAGATGCTGAAAGGGGAAAGGCTTGAGCCTGAGGAGTTCAACTACACCGTGCTGATTGGTGGATGTGGCCGCGTTGGATACACAAAGAAGGCCTTCAAGCTGTACAATGAC ATGAAGAAACGAGGCATAGAGCCTACAGATGCAACCTACACAGCTCTCTTCAACGCTTGTGCTGAGTCGCCTTGGAAACAGGCGGCCCAGGAGCAGGCTCTGAAACTGGAGCAAGACCTGCGCAGGAAGAACATTCCCCTCAACTCCATTACCCATCATGCCTTGCTGAAGACCATGGCCCTCACTGCTGACCTCCAGAGCGTTTTCCGCATTTTCAGG gATATGCTGAAAAGTGGTCACTACCCAACGCAAGAAACGtttcactatttgctgatgaGCTGTGTTCAAGACAAAACTAATGGGTTCAGACTTGCACTGCAG GTTTGGCACCAGATGCTGGGCATGGGAATAAAGCCAGACGGGCCAAACTACAATATTTTACTGCGCGCAGCACGAGACTGTGGGATTGGAGATGTGACTCTTGCCTCTAAATTGCTcttaaagaaagagaaaaaggaccCTCCTGTGGCACTCCAGGCAGGGAAGAACAGAACCAGACAGAAGTATCACTCCATGCCTCTGGACGTCAACACTTTCGAAAGCGAGTTGTTTGTTGAAACGCATTCTCAGCAGGCACAGAAAcacagcacagactcacccaATAGTCCCAAACCAGAGAATGTGGACTCGCACACACATCAATCCCATACAGGAATCAAAAACAATCCAACGACTCCTGACCATCAGTTCGCCCTTCAGACCCTCTCAGACAGCAGTACATCTATTTGCTCACCTTGTCCTGATCCTCTGACGGTCCTTCCAAACCTCCTGGACCCGGCTACGATACGTCAACACGAGGTGGTGTCCCTGGGGGCTGTCAGCAGTGCATCCGACAGGCTGGCCCTGATTGGGAACATGAAGGGCTTCCTGGGCAAGATGGCGGAGCACGGCCTGCAGCCCACCCTGAAGACGCTCACTCTGCTGGCGGACGTTGTGGAGCCCGGCGGCGACGTGGTGCAGAGCCTCCTCACAGTGGCCAGTGACAACAAGGTCAGGCTGGACGTCGCCTTCTTCAACACGCTGGCCAAGAGGGCGGCCAATGCCGGGGATCTCCCTGGGGCAAAG GCTGTATTGGAGCTGATGACCAACAGGAAACTATCTCCAAATGTGCAGTCTTTCTGTAACGTGGCATTGGCCTGCAGCACAAAACACGACGGACTACAACTGTTGTCTAACATGGAG TCTTGTGGCGTTGCACCAAACGCCCACGTTTACAGTGCCCTCATACGACAAGCGACCAGACGTCTGGACTATGTCTACCTGAAGGAGATTCTGACGTCCATGCACGAGAAGCAGGTCGCCCCCAACGAGGTTATCATTAGACAGCTGGAGTTCGCAGCTCAGTATCCTCCGAAATATGACCGG TATAAATCCAAGAACACGTACCTGGAGAAAATTGATGGTTTTCGTGGGTTCTACAGAGTGTGGTTACAGATCATGCCTGGGCAGGAGACTCCTCACCCATGGGAGAGGTTCCAGCTTCAGAAGACAGAAACAGAAGGGGACAATGACAAAGCAGCCGGCCAATTAAAAAGCAGCTCTCACACCTAG